The window tttgactttcatgtatgcataacaatatttctctgtttctttaaaaccaggtacattgttgacgagatgctgcacagtgaaggccatactgtcttacgacttcctccataccactcatttttcaatgccatcgaatttgtatggtctgtggcaaaacagtattataacaaaacagtggcttcaagacctggtcacggattggacagagctacagctgtgtggaaagaatctcttgatcaggtaggccaagtggaaatgttatttattggatatatgcaagtggagtttataatatacttgtcaggttgtgatacttcaatatatcctataggcgacagcagagatgtggagaaatgaagtaaaacacactgagaagaagattgtcgagttctacaataatgaggtgagaggtcttcctgaagtggaggaactagtcattcatcatggaagcagtgaatcggaggaggaagatgaagaagatgaagaagaagaagaaagaagagaagccgaggagttagctgtaccattgtaagagccattccatgagattaagaatgttataactttgctgggaaataatacatttctgattgccccgtcctttctgatataacgaagttacatttcaaaattgtgggaattgtgtatctacaagttacagggcggtatagatgtgcaggtggggatcagtgtccaatcggagtggaattatctagaactgctgtggcgcaatgtgatgaggagcgggcaagggggggggggggagagagagagggagacagcactctgtcaccaatacacgatgtaaacattgtacgcctgttaaaatactgacataacttaaattttatacactatctaatggttttccacagttctctgaaagtcacaactcacgtatactgtactgtatatatatagagagaattacatataaaaatacctgtgtacacaataagtagcccacatattaaatataaatcaatttgctttatgtcgcaccaacacagataggtcttatggcgacaaagaggatagaagagataggaaagggctagaagtgggaaggaagcggccgtggtcttaattaaggtacagcacaagcatgtgtctggtgtgaaaatgggaaaccaccgaaaaccattttaacggctgccgacggtaggatttgaacccaccattccccgaatgcaagctcatagctacgcgaccctaaacgcacggccagctaactcggtcatctttgaaaatgtctttttctatcagcagaggcttttttaaaatcgtcatattttgtataggctacaggagatgtacagtagcccactggttttctgattaaacatcatttatttaatctattgcatcagtctacttacatactcactgtccacgtacatcggtaacctcgtgattcgattattgaagtattgtgcaatgatgcgacatacaaactaagagaataccgagtggttcttccaaatataaaacagacaatttcgagtggtcatgagcatgactcatagtcatagggtaggctaaataataatgttattggctttatgtcccactatcaacttttaggttttttttgagacgtcgaggtgctggaatttagtcctgcaggagctcttttatgtgtcagtaaatctactgacatgaggctgagcaccttcaaataccaccgcactgagctcggccctgccaagttgggttcagaaggccagcgcctcgaccgtttgagccactcagccaggtgtggaggctagagagctgagtttaagtaattgtcgaacgtcaactacttataaagatactgattgattaaactaatacagtaattagaataacctaattgactacctacttacaacctaggtactttggaattgtgttctatctttttaacactgcaaataaatccatgtattgtttaaaactccctgtaagaagaggacagtggatgcgaataggtattattttcaaatgagctgagctcgagagtccattatagcatacgattttttcagtgtaccatgactctgtatgtattgcttcagaggaagttcggctccccgccaatgtccagtgtaccgataatgaaccatgtgtgtgttgtgtctcactgatccatgactgcgtacgattctttcagtgtgccatgattcactgtggctcactgcagcgaaagctcgactccccgccagtgtccagtgtgcctataaggagccgtgtgtgtcgtgtggctcactgagccgtgattgtgcatgatttgtgtgccatgagcttgccgttcctgtgaatcgattcactcggacactgaatgaatcgatacactgcttcgaatcaagcactcagtagcctacactagtagaggtacatagtacattaccattaagatagatagcattgcaaagtaatttgtctttaccataataataataataataataataataataataataataataataataataataataataatcgtatggcctcagctaccatgtgcagacatttcaagttgacgccatctggctgtctgctcgtcaattttgacgttccgttatactctaggcccactagatggcagaccgagtaaaccgaaactctcttgggcgtctgtggctgagatttaatgaattttgtcgggtaaacaccaaatgcgtcaccagagatcttttacatgccgacatcgtacgacatgaagtgtcgaatggacttttttctgcccttcaaaaatccgactacctctgccgggtttgaacccgctatattgggattcggaggccgtcactctaccactgatccacagaggcagctgtctttaccatgaaatacatcgtcgtcgtacatgactgaattactatcaatatatcttagagaaactgtaatgtacatgaaaccgaaattgagttaatttccacgatacattcttcctatataaaggagaccatgtagcttatccaccttcatttcagccacataaatattcagcaaaaattgcaaaa is drawn from Anabrus simplex isolate iqAnaSimp1 chromosome 1, ASM4041472v1, whole genome shotgun sequence and contains these coding sequences:
- the LOC137500412 gene encoding uncharacterized protein codes for the protein MLHSEGHTVLRLPPYHSFFNAIEFVWSVAKQYYNKTVASRPGHGLDRATAVWKESLDQATAEMWRNEVKHTEKKIVEFYNNEVRGLPEVEELVIHHGSSESEEEDEEDEEEEERREAEELAVPL